One genomic window of Catenulispora sp. EB89 includes the following:
- a CDS encoding DEAD/DEAH box helicase: MSPTPPYQQNPDTGGVSTPAPGSDAGIPEGSASGSVQPTLERLISVPASRAERVTHVRVVPARDAEHAEWPEWVDEAVVHGFREAGGVPRPWRHQVAAAEAARDGRHVTLATGTASGKSMGFQLPALTAIRENAGTTLYLAPTKALAADQLRRLTRLDVPGVRAGLLDGDTDAEARDWVRQHANYVLSNPDMLHYSLLPGHARWASFLRKLRYVVIDECHTYKGVFGSHVAAVLRRLRRICARYGSSPTFILASATTADPAVSASRLTGVEVSAVTDDSSPRGQLVFALWEPPLTTLIGERGAPVRRSATAEAADLLTDLVLDDVRTVVFTRSRRGAEQVSMQTRDYLEERRRGYGKRIAAYRGGYLKTERRALEAALHMDPTLDGALVGLAATTALELGVDVAGLDAVLMAGFPGTRASLWQQAGRAGRAGQGALAVLIARDDPLDTYLVHHSESIFDRPVEAAVLDPDNPYVLAPHLCAAAAELPLTESDLELFGPATEALLTDLTRREYLRRRPTGWYWTRRERPSALTDLRGTGGPTVRIVEDQTGRLLGTVDESASHSTVHDGAVYLHQGHTYLVDKLDLEQNIALVHRANPDYTTMARDVVQVAILETEQTQDWGDASLHFGSVEVSTQVVSYLKRKAGTGQIIETKPLDLPERILRTRAVWWTVHPAALRDAELDTAMSAGAAHAAEHASIGLLPLFTPCDRWDIGGVSMPMHPDTERLTVFVYDGHPGGAGFAERAYGAAVAWLTATRDVIAACECAEGCPSCVQSPKCGNGNNPLDKAGAGRLLNLVLEQAASSN, translated from the coding sequence ATGTCGCCGACTCCTCCTTACCAGCAAAACCCCGACACGGGTGGTGTGTCCACACCGGCACCCGGGTCGGATGCCGGTATCCCGGAAGGTTCCGCGTCCGGTTCTGTCCAACCAACGCTGGAGAGACTGATCTCGGTTCCCGCGTCGCGCGCTGAACGTGTGACGCATGTGCGCGTGGTACCGGCCCGGGACGCGGAGCACGCCGAGTGGCCGGAGTGGGTCGACGAAGCCGTGGTGCACGGGTTCCGCGAGGCCGGAGGCGTGCCCCGGCCCTGGCGGCACCAGGTCGCGGCGGCCGAGGCGGCCCGGGACGGACGGCATGTGACGCTCGCCACCGGTACCGCCTCCGGCAAGTCCATGGGCTTCCAGCTGCCGGCGCTGACCGCGATCCGCGAGAACGCCGGCACCACCCTGTACCTGGCGCCGACGAAGGCGTTGGCCGCGGACCAACTCAGGCGTCTCACTCGTTTGGACGTACCGGGGGTCCGCGCCGGGCTGTTGGACGGCGATACGGACGCTGAGGCGCGCGACTGGGTGCGTCAGCATGCGAACTACGTTCTGAGCAATCCGGACATGCTGCATTACTCACTTCTGCCGGGACACGCACGCTGGGCGTCATTCCTGCGGAAGCTCCGCTATGTGGTCATCGACGAATGCCACACCTATAAAGGTGTCTTCGGCTCACACGTAGCGGCGGTCCTAAGGCGACTGCGCCGTATCTGCGCGCGCTACGGATCAAGTCCGACTTTCATACTGGCTTCGGCCACCACCGCCGATCCCGCCGTATCGGCCTCGCGGCTCACCGGCGTCGAAGTCTCGGCGGTCACTGACGATTCCTCTCCGCGCGGCCAGCTGGTGTTCGCCCTCTGGGAACCCCCTCTGACGACCCTTATCGGGGAGCGTGGAGCGCCCGTGCGCCGCTCCGCTACAGCGGAGGCCGCGGATCTGCTGACGGACTTGGTCCTGGACGACGTCCGCACAGTGGTCTTCACACGGTCCCGACGCGGTGCCGAACAGGTGTCGATGCAGACGCGCGACTATCTGGAGGAGCGCCGCAGGGGCTATGGAAAGCGCATCGCGGCGTATCGCGGCGGATATCTCAAGACTGAACGCCGCGCTCTAGAGGCCGCTCTGCATATGGACCCGACCCTGGACGGCGCGCTCGTCGGCCTGGCCGCCACCACGGCCCTGGAGCTCGGCGTGGACGTCGCAGGGCTCGACGCCGTGCTCATGGCAGGGTTCCCCGGTACGCGCGCCTCTCTGTGGCAACAGGCAGGGCGCGCCGGACGCGCCGGGCAGGGGGCGCTGGCGGTCCTCATCGCGCGCGACGACCCGCTGGACACCTACCTGGTGCACCACTCCGAGTCGATCTTCGACCGCCCGGTCGAGGCCGCCGTCCTGGACCCGGACAATCCGTACGTCCTGGCGCCGCACCTCTGCGCGGCCGCCGCGGAACTCCCCTTGACGGAATCGGACCTGGAGCTCTTCGGCCCCGCCACCGAAGCCCTGCTGACCGACCTGACTCGCCGCGAGTACCTGCGCCGCCGGCCCACCGGCTGGTACTGGACCCGGCGCGAGCGCCCCTCGGCCCTGACCGACCTGCGCGGCACCGGCGGCCCGACGGTCCGCATCGTCGAGGACCAGACCGGCCGCCTGCTCGGCACCGTGGACGAGAGCGCGTCCCACTCGACGGTGCACGACGGCGCCGTGTACCTGCACCAGGGCCACACGTACCTGGTGGACAAGCTGGACCTGGAGCAGAACATAGCGCTGGTCCACCGCGCCAACCCGGACTACACCACGATGGCCCGGGACGTGGTCCAGGTAGCCATCCTGGAGACCGAGCAGACCCAGGACTGGGGCGACGCCTCCCTGCACTTCGGCTCGGTCGAGGTGAGCACCCAGGTGGTCTCCTACCTGAAACGCAAGGCCGGCACCGGCCAGATCATCGAGACCAAGCCCCTGGACCTCCCGGAACGCATCCTGCGCACCCGCGCGGTCTGGTGGACCGTCCACCCGGCGGCCCTCCGCGACGCCGAGCTCGACACCGCCATGAGCGCCGGCGCCGCCCACGCCGCCGAACACGCCTCCATCGGCCTGCTCCCCCTGTTCACCCCCTGCGACCGCTGGGACATCGGCGGCGTCTCGATGCCGATGCACCCCGACACCGAGCGCCTGACGGTGTTCGTCTACGACGGCCACCCCGGCGGCGCGGGCTTCGCCGAGCGCGCCTACGGGGCGGCGGTGGCGTGGCTGACGGCGACGCGGGACGTGATCGCGGCGTGCGAGTGCGCGGAGGGGTGTCCTTCGTGCGTGCAGTCGCCGAAGTGCGGGAACGGGAACAACCCCTTGGACAAGGCGGGGGCGGGGCGGCTCCTGAACCTGGTCTTGGAGCAGGCCGCCTCAAGCAACTAG
- a CDS encoding anti-sigma factor antagonist, producing MDLKLETRDENGRTIVKVGGEIDVYTAPKLREQLVELVGAGKYHLIVDMEDVDFLDSTGLGVLVGGLKRVRAHDGSLRLVCTQERILKIFRITGLTKVFPISDSVEQAVTAVD from the coding sequence GTGGACCTGAAGCTGGAGACGCGAGACGAGAACGGCCGGACGATCGTCAAGGTCGGCGGGGAGATCGACGTGTACACCGCCCCGAAGCTGCGCGAACAGCTGGTCGAGCTCGTCGGTGCCGGGAAGTACCACCTGATCGTGGACATGGAGGACGTCGACTTCCTCGACTCCACCGGGCTGGGCGTCCTGGTCGGCGGGCTGAAGCGGGTGCGGGCGCACGACGGCTCGCTGCGCCTGGTCTGCACCCAGGAGCGGATCCTGAAGATCTTCCGGATCACCGGTCTGACCAAGGTGTTCCCGATCAGCGACAGCGTGGAGCAGGCCGTCACCGCCGTCGACTAG
- a CDS encoding ATP-binding protein codes for MDAQSSAVGTVAKTESATAVLLRFTPQPEHVRTARLVAVAHARRVGVEAGLLDEVRLAVGEACSRAVGLHQRHCPGEPVVVVLDAVDESDSGLVADRFVVTVADKVSGAVPGQRDGAAAAADEEAAAEAAGTEATAAAQDDDEEDLDDAEMGLAVLTGLVDDLDITSGPDGGSVRMGWPVKDF; via the coding sequence ATGGATGCGCAATCGTCGGCCGTCGGCACGGTGGCCAAGACGGAGAGCGCCACGGCCGTTCTGCTGCGGTTCACCCCGCAGCCCGAGCATGTCCGGACCGCGCGCCTGGTCGCGGTCGCCCACGCCCGCCGGGTCGGCGTGGAGGCCGGCCTGCTCGACGAGGTCCGCCTCGCCGTCGGCGAGGCCTGTTCCCGGGCCGTGGGCCTGCACCAGCGGCACTGCCCGGGCGAACCGGTCGTGGTGGTGCTGGACGCGGTGGACGAGTCCGACTCCGGCCTGGTCGCCGACCGGTTCGTGGTGACGGTGGCCGACAAGGTCTCCGGCGCGGTGCCGGGCCAGCGCGACGGGGCCGCGGCCGCCGCCGACGAGGAGGCCGCCGCCGAGGCGGCCGGAACCGAGGCGACCGCCGCCGCGCAGGACGACGACGAGGAAGACCTCGACGACGCCGAGATGGGCCTGGCCGTCCTGACCGGGCTGGTCGACGACCTCGACATCACTTCCGGGCCCGACGGGGGCTCGGTCCGCATGGGATGGCCCGTCAAGGACTTCTGA
- a CDS encoding sodium-translocating pyrophosphatase codes for MPQIADSGSTVIPLAGGNLAWIFVVAVIALGALGVAGILVKEVLAASEGTENMKRIAAAVQEGASAYLARQFRTLAIFAAVAFFLLLALPADDWSQRIGRSVFFLVGAAFSATTGYVGMWLAVRSNVRVAAAANESGSPRAMRIAFRTGGVVGMFTVGLGLFGAAVVVLIYKGNAPNVLEGFGFGAAMLAMFMRVGGGIFTKAADVGADLVGKIEQNIPEDDPRNAATIADNVGDNVGDCAGMAADLFESYAVTLVAALILGKIAFGTQGLVFPLLVPALGVITAVIGIFAVSPRTGDKNAMAAINRGFFISAVVAVILVAIAAFTYLPDKISKLDRVDPSVLTDAATKDPRLIALGAVVIGIVVAAVIQVLTGYFTETTRRPVQDIGKTSLTGPATVVLAGIGIGLESAVYSALLIGGGVFLAYLLGGASLTLSLFAVAMAGTGLLTTVGVIVAMDTFGPVSDNAQGIAEMSGDVGEEGAKVLTSLDAVGNTTKAITKGIAIATAVLAATALFGSFTQKITETVAKVHNPKLGSLEQSLQFGGVLNVGDPRNLFGLIIGASVVFLFSALAINAVSRAAGAVVYEVRRQFREIPGIMEGTGRPEYGRVVDIVTTDSLRELVTPGLLAVMAPIAVGFTLGVGALGSYLAGTIGAGVLMAVFLSNSGGAWDNAKKLVEDGNFGGKGSEAHTATIVGDTIGDPFKDTAGPAINPLIKVMNLVSLLIAPAVVQLSIGTSANAAVRALIAIVAILVIVAAVWNSKRKSIAVSDSNSDSHSTPVTGTGAAVEAAAPGAPGAPRSGDEDTSMEASAQSI; via the coding sequence ATGCCGCAAATTGCGGACAGCGGCTCGACGGTGATCCCATTGGCCGGGGGCAACCTCGCCTGGATCTTCGTGGTGGCCGTGATCGCCCTAGGTGCGCTTGGCGTCGCCGGCATCCTCGTCAAAGAGGTGTTGGCGGCAAGTGAGGGCACAGAGAATATGAAACGCATCGCGGCCGCGGTGCAAGAAGGCGCGTCCGCGTACCTCGCGCGGCAGTTCCGTACGCTGGCGATCTTCGCAGCCGTGGCCTTCTTCCTGCTGCTGGCGCTGCCCGCCGACGACTGGTCGCAGCGCATCGGCCGCTCGGTGTTCTTCCTGGTCGGAGCCGCCTTCTCGGCCACCACCGGGTATGTCGGCATGTGGCTGGCGGTGCGCTCCAACGTGCGCGTGGCGGCCGCGGCGAACGAGTCAGGCTCGCCGCGCGCGATGCGCATCGCGTTCCGCACCGGCGGCGTCGTCGGCATGTTCACCGTGGGCCTGGGCCTGTTCGGCGCCGCGGTGGTGGTGCTCATCTACAAGGGCAACGCCCCGAACGTGCTGGAGGGCTTCGGCTTCGGCGCGGCCATGCTGGCCATGTTCATGCGAGTCGGCGGCGGCATCTTCACCAAGGCCGCCGACGTCGGCGCGGACCTGGTCGGCAAGATCGAGCAGAACATCCCCGAGGACGACCCGCGCAACGCCGCGACCATCGCGGACAACGTCGGCGACAACGTCGGCGACTGCGCGGGCATGGCCGCGGACCTGTTCGAATCCTACGCGGTGACGCTGGTCGCGGCGCTGATCCTGGGCAAGATCGCCTTCGGCACCCAGGGCCTGGTGTTCCCGCTGCTGGTGCCGGCGCTCGGCGTGATCACCGCGGTGATCGGCATCTTCGCGGTGTCCCCGCGCACCGGTGACAAGAACGCGATGGCGGCGATCAACCGCGGCTTCTTCATCAGCGCCGTGGTGGCGGTGATCCTGGTGGCGATCGCGGCGTTCACCTATCTGCCGGACAAGATCTCCAAGCTGGACCGCGTCGATCCCAGTGTGCTGACCGACGCCGCGACCAAGGACCCGCGGCTGATCGCGCTGGGCGCGGTGGTGATCGGCATCGTGGTGGCCGCCGTCATCCAGGTGCTGACCGGGTACTTCACCGAGACCACCCGGCGGCCGGTGCAGGACATCGGCAAGACCTCGCTGACGGGGCCCGCGACCGTGGTCCTGGCCGGCATCGGGATCGGGCTGGAGTCCGCGGTGTACTCGGCGCTGCTGATCGGCGGCGGCGTGTTCCTGGCGTACCTGCTCGGCGGCGCCTCCCTCACGCTGTCGCTGTTCGCGGTAGCCATGGCCGGCACCGGCCTGCTGACCACGGTGGGCGTCATCGTGGCGATGGACACCTTCGGCCCGGTCTCGGACAACGCGCAGGGCATCGCGGAGATGTCCGGCGACGTCGGCGAGGAGGGCGCGAAGGTGCTGACCTCGCTGGACGCGGTCGGCAACACCACCAAGGCGATCACCAAGGGCATCGCGATCGCGACCGCCGTGCTGGCCGCGACCGCGCTGTTCGGGTCGTTCACCCAGAAGATCACCGAGACCGTCGCCAAGGTGCACAACCCCAAGCTGGGCAGCCTGGAGCAGTCGCTGCAGTTCGGCGGCGTCCTGAACGTCGGCGACCCGCGCAACCTGTTCGGTCTGATCATCGGCGCGTCCGTGGTGTTCCTGTTCTCGGCGCTGGCGATCAACGCCGTGTCCCGAGCCGCCGGCGCGGTCGTGTACGAGGTCCGCCGCCAGTTCCGCGAGATCCCCGGGATCATGGAGGGCACCGGCCGTCCCGAGTACGGCCGCGTGGTGGACATCGTCACCACCGACTCGCTGCGCGAGCTGGTCACCCCGGGTCTGCTGGCGGTGATGGCGCCGATCGCGGTCGGCTTCACCCTCGGCGTCGGGGCGCTGGGCTCCTACCTGGCCGGCACCATCGGCGCCGGCGTGCTGATGGCGGTCTTCCTGTCGAACTCCGGCGGGGCCTGGGACAACGCCAAGAAGCTGGTCGAGGACGGCAACTTCGGCGGCAAGGGCTCCGAGGCGCACACCGCGACCATCGTCGGCGACACCATCGGCGACCCGTTCAAGGACACCGCCGGCCCCGCGATCAACCCGCTGATCAAGGTCATGAACCTGGTCAGCCTCCTGATCGCGCCGGCCGTGGTGCAGCTGTCGATCGGCACCTCGGCCAACGCCGCGGTCCGCGCCCTGATCGCGATCGTCGCCATCCTGGTGATCGTCGCCGCGGTCTGGAACAGCAAGCGCAAGTCGATCGCGGTCTCGGACTCCAACTCGGACTCGCACTCCACCCCGGTCACCGGCACCGGCGCGGCGGTCGAGGCCGCAGCCCCGGGCGCGCCCGGGGCGCCGCGGAGCGGGGACGAGGACACGTCGATGGAGGCTTCCGCGCAGTCGATCTGA